Proteins from a single region of Parasedimentitalea psychrophila:
- a CDS encoding PLP-dependent cysteine synthase family protein — MIYTTEGRGRLFDNVLQTIGDTPTIRLNRVAPQGVDIYVKFEAFNPGGSVKDRLALNIVEAGEREGRLQPGQTVVEATSGNTGIGLAMVCAAKGYPLVITMHDGFSVERRQVMRMLGAKVVLTRKEDKGLGMVLKAKELAEANGWFLAHQFETKDNADIHEVTTAREILGDFNGKSLDQVVLGFGTGGTATGLGRVLKQARPGLKIILSEPENATLVGSGTAQARNDEGEPSESHPAFAPHPVQGWTPDFIPLVLQEALDQGYFDGLQPVSGAESIAMSRRLAAEEGILAGISGGASVAAAVKVAETAPKGSVILAILPDTGERYLSTPLFDGIETEMDAAELALSQSTPGFRY; from the coding sequence ATGATCTATACAACTGAAGGCCGGGGGCGGCTGTTTGACAACGTCTTGCAGACCATTGGCGACACGCCGACCATCCGCCTGAACCGGGTAGCGCCGCAGGGTGTTGATATCTATGTGAAATTTGAGGCTTTCAATCCCGGTGGTTCGGTCAAGGACCGGCTGGCGCTGAACATCGTTGAGGCCGGTGAGCGCGAGGGTCGGTTGCAGCCGGGGCAAACCGTGGTCGAGGCCACCAGCGGCAATACCGGCATTGGTCTGGCGATGGTCTGCGCCGCCAAGGGCTATCCGCTGGTGATCACCATGCATGACGGGTTCTCGGTTGAGCGGCGTCAGGTGATGCGGATGCTGGGGGCCAAGGTGGTGCTGACCCGCAAGGAAGACAAGGGATTGGGCATGGTGCTCAAGGCTAAGGAGCTGGCTGAGGCCAATGGCTGGTTTCTGGCGCATCAGTTTGAAACCAAGGACAACGCCGATATTCATGAGGTCACCACGGCGCGTGAAATTCTGGGTGATTTTAACGGCAAATCACTGGATCAAGTGGTGCTGGGCTTTGGCACTGGCGGCACTGCAACCGGTTTGGGGCGGGTGCTGAAACAGGCACGTCCCGGTCTGAAGATCATCCTGAGCGAGCCGGAAAACGCCACACTGGTTGGATCGGGCACCGCGCAGGCGCGCAACGACGAAGGCGAGCCGAGCGAGAGCCATCCGGCGTTTGCGCCGCATCCAGTGCAGGGCTGGACACCTGACTTTATCCCGCTGGTGTTGCAAGAGGCGCTGGATCAGGGCTATTTCGACGGCTTGCAGCCGGTGAGCGGCGCCGAGAGCATTGCCATGTCGCGCCGTTTGGCGGCTGAGGAAGGCATTCTGGCGGGGATTTCCGGCGGTGCTTCGGTTGCGGCGGCGGTGAAGGTGGCGGAGACTGCACCCAAGGGTTCGGTCATTCTGGCGATCCTGCCGGATACCGGCGAGCGCTATCTGTCAACGCCGCTGTTTGACGGCATCGAGACCGAGATGGACGCGGCTGAGCTGGCGCTGTCGCAGTCAACACCGGGGTTCAGGTACTGA
- a CDS encoding pyruvate dehydrogenase complex dihydrolipoamide acetyltransferase, which yields MPTEILMPALSPTMEEGTLAKWLVKEGDTVSSGDLIAEIETDKATMEFEAVDEGVIGKILIPEGSEGVKVNTAIAVLLEDGESADDISTSAAPAAAAAATGEAAPAAVEAAAPASAATAPATATAPAAPAAADGSRLFASPLARRIAADKGLDLTTLSGSGPRGRIVKADVEAAAAAPKTAPVVTAAAAAPTAATAMPTGASAEMVAKMYADRDYDEISLDGMRKIIAARLTEAKQTIPHFYLRRDIQLDALLVFRAQLNKQLAARGVKLSVNDFIIKAVAIALQQVPEANAVWAGDRVLQMKSSDVAVAVAVEGGLFTPVLQDAHMKSLSALSAQMKDMASRARERKLAPSEYQGGSFAISNLGMFGVDNFDAIVNPPHAGILAVGAGKKQPVVGEDGELKVATVMSVTMSVDHRVIDGAVGANLLKAIVENLENPLAMLA from the coding sequence ATGCCTACAGAAATCCTGATGCCTGCGCTGTCCCCCACCATGGAGGAAGGCACCCTGGCGAAATGGCTGGTCAAAGAGGGCGACACCGTGTCGTCCGGTGACTTGATCGCCGAGATTGAAACCGACAAGGCAACGATGGAATTCGAAGCTGTTGACGAAGGGGTGATTGGCAAGATCCTGATCCCTGAGGGCTCCGAAGGGGTCAAGGTCAACACTGCCATCGCCGTGCTGCTGGAAGACGGCGAAAGCGCCGATGACATCTCCACCAGCGCCGCGCCGGCTGCCGCTGCAGCCGCGACGGGTGAGGCCGCTCCTGCAGCGGTTGAGGCCGCCGCACCTGCGTCAGCAGCAACCGCCCCGGCTACAGCAACCGCCCCGGCAGCACCCGCTGCGGCAGACGGCAGCCGCCTGTTTGCCTCGCCTCTGGCCCGTCGCATCGCGGCGGACAAAGGTCTGGATCTGACCACACTGTCCGGCTCCGGCCCGCGTGGTCGTATCGTCAAGGCCGATGTCGAAGCCGCCGCCGCCGCGCCCAAAACGGCTCCGGTTGTCACCGCTGCCGCTGCCGCCCCGACTGCTGCAACCGCTATGCCAACCGGGGCTTCGGCCGAAATGGTCGCCAAGATGTACGCCGACCGCGACTACGACGAAATCAGCCTCGACGGCATGCGCAAGATCATCGCCGCACGTCTGACCGAGGCCAAGCAGACCATCCCGCATTTCTACCTTCGCCGCGACATCCAGCTGGATGCGCTGCTCGTCTTCCGGGCCCAGCTGAACAAACAGCTCGCAGCCCGCGGGGTAAAGCTCTCGGTCAATGATTTCATCATCAAGGCCGTCGCCATCGCCCTGCAACAGGTGCCCGAGGCCAATGCGGTCTGGGCAGGCGATCGTGTGTTGCAGATGAAATCCTCGGATGTGGCCGTGGCGGTCGCCGTTGAGGGCGGCTTGTTCACCCCGGTGCTGCAAGATGCCCACATGAAATCTCTGTCAGCCCTGTCGGCGCAGATGAAGGACATGGCGTCGCGTGCCCGCGAGCGCAAACTGGCGCCCAGCGAATATCAGGGCGGCTCCTTCGCGATCTCTAACTTGGGGATGTTTGGCGTCGACAACTTTGACGCCATCGTCAACCCACCCCATGCCGGTATTCTGGCGGTCGGGGCTGGCAAAAAACAGCCGGTGGTTGGCGAAGACGGCGAGCTGAAAGTGGCCACCGTGATGTCTGTCACCATGTCAGTTGACCACCGTGTCATCGACGGCGCAGTGGGGGCCAACCTGCTGAAAGCCATCGTTGAAAATCTGGAAAACCCCCTTGCCATGCTGGCCTGA
- a CDS encoding pyruvate dehydrogenase complex E1 component subunit beta: MATEILMPALSPTMEEGTLAKWLVKEGDTVKSGDVMAEIETDKATMEFEAVDEGVIGKILIAEGSEAVKVNTAIAILIEEGEALDAAPVAAAPPVTAVPDSAASAEPAAPVAAVAAAPVVDLTPDWPEGTELVKTTVREALRDAMAEEMRADENVFLMGEEVAEYQGAYKISQGLLDEFGAKRVIDTPITEHGFTGIAVGAAFGGLKPIVEFMTFNFAMQAMDQIINSAAKTLYMSGGQMGAPMVFRGANGAASRVGAQHSQCFAAWYMQIPGLKVVTPYSASDAKGLLKSAIRDPNPVIFLENEMLYGRAFDVPKLDDFTVPFGKAKICRTGTDVTIVSFSIGMQYALEAADKLAEEGISAEVIDLRTLRPMDLPTVIKSVMKTNRLVTVEEGWPQGSVGSYIASEVSREAFDYLDAPIITCTGKDVPMPYAANLEKLALITTDEVIAAVKQVTYR, from the coding sequence ATGGCAACTGAAATTCTGATGCCCGCACTGTCCCCCACCATGGAGGAAGGCACGCTGGCCAAATGGCTGGTCAAAGAGGGCGATACGGTCAAATCCGGCGATGTGATGGCCGAGATTGAAACCGACAAGGCGACGATGGAGTTCGAAGCCGTTGATGAGGGGGTGATCGGCAAGATCCTGATCGCCGAAGGCAGCGAGGCGGTTAAGGTTAACACCGCCATCGCCATCCTGATTGAGGAGGGCGAAGCGCTGGATGCCGCACCGGTGGCCGCAGCTCCACCCGTCACCGCCGTCCCGGACTCTGCGGCAAGTGCAGAGCCCGCCGCTCCAGTTGCAGCTGTTGCTGCTGCACCGGTGGTCGACCTGACCCCGGATTGGCCCGAGGGCACCGAACTGGTGAAAACCACCGTGCGCGAAGCCCTGCGCGACGCCATGGCCGAAGAGATGCGCGCCGACGAAAACGTCTTTCTGATGGGCGAAGAAGTCGCCGAATATCAGGGCGCTTACAAGATCTCGCAGGGTTTGCTGGACGAATTTGGCGCCAAGCGCGTCATCGACACCCCAATCACCGAGCACGGCTTCACCGGCATCGCCGTCGGCGCCGCCTTTGGCGGGCTGAAACCGATTGTCGAGTTCATGACCTTCAACTTCGCCATGCAGGCGATGGACCAGATCATCAACTCGGCAGCCAAGACATTGTATATGTCCGGTGGTCAGATGGGGGCGCCCATGGTGTTCCGCGGTGCCAATGGCGCCGCCTCCCGGGTTGGCGCCCAGCACAGCCAGTGCTTTGCCGCCTGGTACATGCAGATCCCCGGTCTCAAGGTGGTGACGCCCTATTCGGCCTCCGACGCCAAAGGCTTGCTGAAATCGGCGATCCGCGATCCAAACCCGGTGATCTTTCTGGAGAATGAAATGCTCTATGGTCGCGCCTTTGACGTGCCCAAACTGGATGATTTCACCGTGCCCTTCGGCAAGGCCAAAATCTGCCGCACTGGCACCGACGTCACCATCGTCTCCTTCAGCATCGGCATGCAATATGCACTGGAAGCCGCTGATAAGCTGGCCGAAGAGGGTATTTCAGCCGAGGTCATCGACCTGCGCACCCTGCGGCCGATGGATCTGCCGACGGTGATCAAATCGGTGATGAAGACCAACCGTCTGGTCACCGTCGAGGAAGGCTGGCCGCAGGGCTCGGTCGGCAGCTACATCGCCTCCGAAGTGTCACGCGAGGCGTTTGACTATCTGGACGCGCCGATCATCACCTGCACCGGCAAGGACGTGCCGATGCCCTATGCTGCCAACCTCGAAAAACTGGCGCTGATCACCACCGACGAGGTGATTGCCGCAGTGAAACAAGTGACCTACCGGTAA
- the pdhA gene encoding pyruvate dehydrogenase (acetyl-transferring) E1 component subunit alpha → MAARKSVKKTNVSAEELTEHYRSMLLIRRFEEKAGQLYGMGLIGGFCHLYIGQEAVVVGLEAAAEEGDKRLTSYRDHGHMLACGMDAGGVMAELTGRTGGLSKGKGGSMHMFSKEKHFYGGHGIVGAQVPIGAGLAFADKYNGNGRVSFTYFGDGASNQGQVYETFNMAALWQLPVIFVIENNQYAMGTSQKRSSVTPDIYTRGEAFGIPGEAVDGMSVLAVKEAGERAVAHCRSGKGPYILEVKTYRYRGHSMSDPAKYRTREEVQKMREERDPIEQVRTLLLDNKYATEDDLKAIDKEIKAVVNDAADFARTSPEPALEELWTDIYA, encoded by the coding sequence ATGGCTGCGAGAAAAAGCGTTAAGAAAACAAATGTTTCCGCCGAGGAACTGACCGAGCACTACCGCTCGATGTTGCTCATTCGTCGATTCGAAGAAAAGGCCGGCCAGCTCTATGGCATGGGCCTGATCGGCGGTTTCTGCCATCTCTACATCGGTCAGGAAGCGGTGGTTGTCGGCCTCGAGGCCGCCGCCGAGGAAGGCGACAAACGTCTGACCTCCTACCGCGACCACGGCCATATGCTGGCCTGTGGCATGGATGCCGGCGGTGTCATGGCCGAGTTGACCGGCCGGACCGGCGGCTTGTCCAAGGGCAAGGGCGGCTCCATGCACATGTTCTCGAAAGAGAAACACTTTTACGGCGGCCACGGTATCGTCGGCGCCCAGGTGCCCATCGGCGCAGGTCTGGCTTTTGCCGACAAATACAACGGCAACGGCCGGGTCTCCTTCACCTATTTCGGTGACGGCGCCTCCAACCAGGGTCAGGTCTATGAGACCTTCAACATGGCCGCGCTCTGGCAGCTGCCGGTGATCTTTGTCATCGAGAACAACCAATATGCCATGGGCACCTCGCAAAAACGCTCCTCTGTCACCCCGGATATCTACACCCGTGGCGAGGCCTTTGGTATCCCCGGAGAAGCGGTCGACGGGATGAGCGTGCTGGCCGTGAAAGAGGCCGGCGAACGCGCCGTGGCCCATTGCCGCTCCGGCAAGGGCCCCTATATTCTCGAGGTCAAAACCTACCGCTACCGTGGCCACTCGATGTCGGATCCCGCCAAGTACCGGACCCGCGAAGAGGTGCAGAAAATGCGCGAGGAACGCGATCCGATCGAACAGGTCCGCACTCTGTTGCTGGACAATAAATACGCCACCGAGGATGATCTCAAGGCGATCGACAAAGAGATCAAAGCGGTTGTCAACGACGCCGCCGACTTTGCCCGCACCAGCCCGGAACCAGCGCTCGAAGAGCTCTGGACCGACATTTACGCCTGA
- a CDS encoding FtsB family cell division protein: MTRNHRPNLGSLPFFAAAFALSAYFTFAAVQGDFGLFRRVEIAAEAETLNRDLTRLNLDIAQMENLTHRLSDTFLDLDLLDEQARSVLGVLRADEIVIR; the protein is encoded by the coding sequence TTGACCCGAAACCATCGACCCAACCTTGGTTCATTGCCCTTCTTTGCCGCCGCATTTGCGCTTAGCGCATATTTTACATTTGCGGCGGTGCAGGGGGATTTCGGGTTATTTCGCAGGGTCGAGATCGCGGCAGAGGCAGAGACCTTGAACCGCGATCTCACCCGGCTCAATCTTGACATCGCGCAGATGGAAAACCTCACCCATCGGCTGTCCGACACCTTCCTTGATCTGGACCTCCTCGACGAACAGGCCCGGTCAGTTCTCGGCGTATTGCGCGCCGACGAGATCGTGATCCGTTAA
- a CDS encoding site-specific integrase, whose product MELMRRGKKGLFTHKRPVPTRYREIEGRAYVWTALHTDARAEALQKARAIVFLQDAQWEAALAKQTVKASALYAELRTLAQAMGFAYLPEADVADLPDKEFLQRVEAGVAGTASECAAVLGAAEVPKLLLSGLFDAYAGFVADKIRKKDAQQLRKWRSPRLRAVTNLIGVIGDMPVQEITRQHALTFRAHWWSRMQSEGRSAATGNHDLGNLSSMVSEVCMKQGWDMANPFLRLWFEPDGERRPAFSAEWISSKILAPGALDNMSDEERAIFLVVVNTGARPSEIINLLPERIRLDANIPHIQIRAEGRTLKNKYSSRDVPLLGVSLEAMRAFPDGFPRYRTFGDWTDHATGHLRDSGLLESDKHTAYSLRHSISDRLLNSGCQDRVRKEIMGHKPEKMIYGEGSNLDTKLAALAPIALV is encoded by the coding sequence ATGGAACTGATGCGCAGGGGTAAAAAAGGGTTATTCACTCACAAGCGGCCCGTTCCTACCCGTTACCGGGAAATTGAAGGGCGGGCATATGTTTGGACCGCCTTGCACACCGACGCCCGTGCGGAGGCACTTCAAAAGGCGCGGGCGATTGTGTTTTTGCAGGATGCCCAATGGGAGGCCGCACTGGCCAAGCAAACCGTAAAGGCATCGGCCCTATATGCTGAGTTGCGGACGCTGGCGCAGGCGATGGGCTTTGCCTACCTGCCCGAAGCCGATGTGGCAGACCTGCCGGATAAGGAATTCTTGCAGCGGGTTGAAGCCGGGGTAGCTGGGACTGCCTCGGAGTGCGCCGCAGTGCTTGGGGCCGCCGAGGTGCCTAAGCTGCTTCTCTCGGGCTTGTTTGACGCCTACGCCGGTTTCGTTGCTGACAAGATCAGAAAAAAGGACGCGCAACAGCTTCGGAAATGGCGCTCCCCGCGCTTGCGCGCCGTCACCAATTTGATCGGCGTTATTGGCGATATGCCAGTGCAGGAAATCACGCGCCAGCACGCCCTAACCTTCCGCGCTCACTGGTGGAGCCGAATGCAGAGCGAAGGCCGGTCAGCGGCCACAGGGAACCACGATTTGGGCAATCTCAGTTCAATGGTGAGTGAGGTTTGCATGAAACAAGGATGGGATATGGCGAACCCGTTTTTGCGGCTTTGGTTTGAACCAGATGGTGAGCGCCGCCCGGCGTTTTCAGCAGAATGGATCAGTAGCAAAATTCTAGCCCCCGGCGCGCTTGATAATATGAGCGATGAGGAGCGGGCGATTTTTCTTGTTGTGGTAAACACCGGCGCGCGGCCTTCAGAAATTATCAATCTGCTACCCGAACGCATCAGGCTTGACGCCAATATCCCGCACATCCAAATCCGGGCCGAGGGGCGCACCCTTAAAAACAAATATTCCTCCCGTGATGTGCCGCTGTTGGGCGTATCCCTTGAGGCCATGCGGGCCTTTCCTGATGGCTTCCCCCGATACAGGACCTTTGGCGATTGGACCGACCATGCGACTGGACATTTAAGGGATAGTGGGCTGCTGGAAAGCGACAAACATACCGCCTATTCACTGCGTCACTCTATAAGCGACCGTTTGCTTAACAGCGGGTGCCAAGATCGGGTTCGGAAAGAAATTATGGGCCACAAGCCCGAAAAAATGATTTACGGCGAAGGCTCAAATCTAGACACAAAGCTTGCCGCACTTGCGCCGATAGCCTTGGTTTGA
- a CDS encoding helix-turn-helix transcriptional regulator, translating into MKEMRKFSDIAQRLVWHRKLTGLTQLEYATKAGLKRAQLNNWENGDYRISVDGALALRETYGMPLDFIYLGDQNALPMALRNALIEARSGGENGG; encoded by the coding sequence ATGAAGGAAATGCGCAAATTTTCGGATATTGCTCAACGGCTTGTATGGCATCGGAAGCTAACCGGGCTGACGCAATTGGAATATGCCACAAAAGCCGGGTTAAAGCGGGCGCAGCTCAACAACTGGGAGAACGGCGATTACCGAATAAGCGTTGACGGTGCATTGGCGCTTCGAGAAACCTACGGGATGCCGTTGGACTTCATTTATCTAGGTGATCAAAACGCTTTACCGATGGCCCTGCGCAATGCGCTTATTGAGGCAAGGAGCGGCGGAGAGAATGGCGGCTGA